In Phaseolus vulgaris cultivar G19833 chromosome 10, P. vulgaris v2.0, whole genome shotgun sequence, a single genomic region encodes these proteins:
- the LOC137815499 gene encoding uncharacterized protein yields the protein MTVKRGSSYTGQAKPRESVRAQPMRVHEAVIRKRSDTYRAPYAPRKNQTRLRAKDELPFRPKFKMSYKELMAMPAFGHDVEHCITLGYQLAGLVKDDFLKEYLGGNQEGPKEDLQSTDQRHEVPVHGKINTILGGFSGGGCTASQSKRYAREVMTIDVREPNWPVKPDLYFTKVDLRDVVPHENDPMVISIVIVGRRVHRVLIDQGSSVDVMFWGTFNKLQLSSDQLRPYNGCLFGFTGDQIELRGHVELRTTFSDGTTSRMTNIRYLVFNAALAYNILLGRPALHRLGAVASTRHMKMKLPSLEGRVIVIKSDQKAARKCYENILKKKK from the exons ATGACAGTAAAGCGCGGAAGTTCATACACAGGGCAGGCCAAACCCAGAGAAAGCGTTCGAGCTCAACCGATGAGAGTGCATGAGGCTGTGATCAGGAAGAGGTCAGACACCTACCGAGCACCTTATGCGCCGAGAAAGAACCAAACTAGGTTGAGGGCGAAAGACGAATTGCCTTTTCGACCTAAGTTCAAAATGTCTTACAAGGAATTGATGGCTATGCCAG CCTTCGGGCATGACGTGGAGCACTGCATAACTCTCGGCTACCAGTTGGCAGGGCTGGTGAAGGATGATTTCTTGAAGGAATACCTTGGAGGGAACCAGGAAGGACCGAAGGAGGATCTGCAATCAACGGACCAAAGGCACGAGGTGCCTGTCCATGGCAAGATTAATACAATCTTGGGAGGATTTTCGGGAGGAGGTTGCACCGCCTCTCAGTCTAAGAGGTACGCGAGGGAGGTAATGACAATAGACGTGCGAGAGCCTAATTGGCCGGTCAAGCCTGACCTCTACTTCACCAAGGTTGACTTGAGAGATGTAGTCCCACATGAGAATGATCCAATGGTGATCTCGATCGTGATAGTAGGAAGAAGAGTACACAGGGTCCTCATCGACCAAGGCAGCTCGGTcgatgtgatgttctggggGACCTTCAACAAATTGCAATTGTCATCCGACCAGCTGAGACCTTACAATGGTTGCTTGTTTGGTTTCACTGGAGACCAGATTGAACTAAGGGGCCATGTGGAGTTAAGGACGACCTTCTCAGATGGCACCACATCTCGTATGACCAATATTAggtatttagtttttaatgcaGCTTTAGCTTATAACATACTTTTGGGTAGACCTGCCTTGCACAGATTAGGTGCGGTGGCctcaacaaggcacatgaagatgaagttaccCTCCCTTGAGGGAAGGGTAATCGTTATCAAGTCTGACCAGAAGGCGGCGAGGAAGTGTTATGAGAACATcctgaagaagaagaaatga